In Cryptococcus neoformans var. neoformans JEC21 chromosome 5 sequence, one genomic interval encodes:
- a CDS encoding glyoxal oxidase precursor, putative yields the protein MASLNMVTLLTLLPFLSLVVASPSPQDGATPGYTANKRGSSNAPTPLSFESVGDTGVSAQQMFLGNDKKVYVIDKAENNPITINGAYGTHPAWATEYDIETNEYRTLDVYSNTFCAGGNVLGNGTWVIFGGNQPVTTGGVASTDAAAYSDTDGGSAIRMINPCTDETCEYIQGETSYDKSQGTGGWLQMTGKRWYPTVETLEDGSLIVIGGDKNGGYVNTAAQDNPTYEFFPPRDGDPVNLQFLTDTLPVNLYPLVWLLPSGKLFMQAYRKTILYDYTTKVTTDLPDMPYATRVYPASAATVMLPLTPANNYTVTLLFCGGSNTTQWGDDGSAGYNVTAVPADGTCVRISPDTNNPQYEDDDYMFEGRSMGQFVILPDGTFWMGNGVAMGTAGYGNEQYSVGQSYGQDPLYMPALYNYSAPKGSRWNRTGLSASANERMYHSTAILLPDSSVLIAGSNPNADFTNDQWRSRTDSEKWYPWYYNEKRPTYSGMPTNLYYGGDSFNLTMSGTDEDTAKDTKVVLIRGGFNTHAMGFGQKMLELESSYTIDMNTGNTTIHVSQLPGNPGPTLFQPGPAMFFVVVKGVPSIGEFIMVGNGQLGDQNTTNNAVLPASTIVTIATTSASASATDSSSTATSVDSASSSSSSSSESGAAPALLSGMGMGSAIVVVLSALAVLA from the exons ATGGCTTCACTAAACATGGTAACCCTTCTTACACTCCTCCCATTCTTATCACTCGTTGTCGCCTCTCCCTCACCACAAGATGGAGCGACACCCGGATATACTGCCAACAAGCGAGGTTCATCAAACGCTCCGACACCGCTGAGTTTTGAAAGCGTTGGCGACACTGGTGTCAGTGCACAGCAA ATGTTCTTGGGTAATGACAAGAAGGTTTATGTCATTGACAAGGCAGAAAACAACCCTATCACCATTAACGGCGCGTACGGCACCCATCCCGCATGGGCCACCGAGTATGACATTGAGACGAACGAAT ACCGAACTCTCGATGTGTACTCAAATACTTTCTGTGCTGGTGGTAATGTTCTTGGTAATGGTACTTGGGTCATCTTCGGTGGTAACCAAC CCGTCACAACAGGTGGTGTCGCCTCTACCGATGCTGCTGCTTACAGCGATACCGATGGAGGAAGCGCCATCCGAATGATCAACCCTTGTACCGACGAAACATGCGAGTACATCCAAGGCGAAACCTCTTATGACAAGAGCCAGGGCACGGGCGGCTGGCTTCAAATGACTGGAAAGCGTTGGTACCCTACGGTCGAGACTCTCGAGGACGGAAGTTTGATCGTCATCGGTGGTGACAAGAATGGTGGTTATGTCAACACTGCCGCTCAAGATAACCCCACCTACGAATTTTTCCCTCCTCGTGACGGGGACCCCGTCAACCTGCAGTTCCTTACTGACACTCTTCCTGTCAATCTCTACCCCCTTGTTTGGTTGTTGCCTTCAGGTAAACTGTTCATGCAGGCGTATCGCAAGACCATCCTCTACGATTACACTACCAAGGTAACTACCGACTTGCCCGACATGCCTTATGCCACTCGAGTATATCCTGCTTCCGCCGCCACTGTCATGCTCCCTCTTACACCTGCCAACAACTACACCGttactcttctcttctgtgGTGGCTCGAACACTACTCAATGGGGTGATGATGGTAGCGCCGGTTACAACGTCACTGCTGTCCCCGCTGACGGTACATGTGTCAGGATCAGCCCCGACACCAACAACCCTCAGtacgaagatgatgattatATGTTTGAGGGTAGGAGTATGGGACAGTTTGTCATCTTGCCTGATGGAACCTTCTGGATGGGTAATGGTGTTGCTATGGGAACTGCTGGTTATGGCAACGAACAGTACAGTGTTGGCC AATCTTACGGTCAGGACCCTCTCTACATGCCCGCCCTGTACAATTACTCTGCTCCCAAAGGCTCGCGATGGAACCGAACTGGTCTTTCTGCCTCTGCCAATGAACGAATGTATCATTCCAccgccatcctccttcccgACTCCTCCGTTCTCATCGCCGGTTCCAACCCCAACGCCGATTTCACCAACGATCAGTGGCGAAGTCGTACTGATTCTGAGAAGTGGTACCCTTGGTATTACAACGAAAAGCGTCCTACTTATAGCGGTATGCCTACCAACTTGTATTATGGTGGCGACTCTTTCAACCTTACCATGTCTGGCACCGATGAGGATACAGCGAAGGACACCAAAGTCGTCCTCATCCGAGGCGGTTTCAACACTCACGCTATGGGCTTTGGTCAGAAGATGCTCGAGTTGGAAAGCTCCTATACTATTGATATGAACACTGGCAACACGACTATTCACGTCTCTCAGTTGCCCGGTAACCCAGGCCccactctcttccaacctgGACCTGCCATGTTCTTCGTTGTTGTTAAGGGTGTTCCTTCTATCGGCGAG TTCATCATGGTCGGCAACGGTCAACTCGGTGACCAGAACACGACGAACAACGCCGTCCTCCCAGCTAGCACCATCGTCACCATCGCCACCACTTCTGCCTCTGCGTCTGCGACCGACTCGAGCTCTACAGCGACCTCTGTCGATtctgcttcctcctcctcttcgtcatcaaGCGAATCTGGTGCAGCACCTGCGCTGTTGAGtgggatgggaatgggaagtGCGATTGTAGTCGTGCTTTCAGCACTGGCTGTTCTCGCGTAA